A section of the Rattus norvegicus strain BN/NHsdMcwi chromosome 15, GRCr8, whole genome shotgun sequence genome encodes:
- the Lpar6 gene encoding lysophosphatidic acid receptor 6, producing the protein MVSANGSHCPYDDSFKYTLYGCMFSMVFVLGLISNCVAIYIFICALKVRNETTTYMINLAMSDLLFVFTLPFRIFYFATRNWPFGDLLCKISVMLFYTNMYGSILFLTCISVDRFLAIVYPFKSKTLRTKRNAKIVCIAVWFTVMGGSAPAVFFQSTHSQGNNTSEACFENFPAATWKTYLSRIVIFIEIVGFFIPLILNVTCSSMVLRTLNKPVTLSRSKMNKTKVLKMIFVHLVIFCFCFVPYNINLILYSLVRTQTFVNCSVGAAVRTMYPITLCIAVSNCCFDPIVYYFTSDTIQNSIKMKSWSVRRSDSRFSEVQGTENFIQHNLQTLKNKIFDNESAI; encoded by the coding sequence ATGGTAAGCGCCAACGGCTCCCACTGCCCTTATGACGACTCCTTTAAGTACACTTTGTATGGGTGCATGTTCAGCATGGTGTTTGTGCTTGGGCTGATATCCAACTGTGTTGCGATATACATTTTCATCTGTGCCCTCAAAGTGAGAAACGAAACTACAACGTACATGATTAACCTGGCAATGTCAGATTTACTTTTCGTCTTTACTTTGCCATTTCGGATCTTTTACTTTGCAACACGGAATTGGCCGTTTGGAGATCTGCTCTGTAAGATTTCAGTAATGCTGTTTTACACCAATATGTATGGAAGCATTCTGTTCTTAACCTGTATCAGTGTAGATCGATTTCTGGCAATTGTCTACCCATTTAAGTCGAAGACTTTAAGAACTAAACGAAATGCCAAGATTGTTTGCATTGCTGTGTGGTTCACCGTGATGGGAGGAAGTGCGCCTGCAGTTTTCTTTCAGTCGACCCACTCTCAGGGTAACAATACCTCAGAAGCCTGCTTTGAGAActttccagcagccacatggaaAACTTATCTCTCCAGGATTGTGATTTTCATTGAAATAGTGGGGTTTTTTATCCCCCTCATTTTGAACGTAACGTGTTCTAGTATGGTGCTAAGGACTTTAAATAAGCCTGTTACTTTAAGCAGaagcaaaatgaacaaaaccaaggttttaaaaatgatttttgtcCACTTGGTCatattctgtttctgttttgtgccCTATAACATCAACCTCATTTTGTATTCTCTCGTGAGAACACAGACCTTTGTTAACTGCTCTGTGGGGGCTGCAGTGAGAACGATGTACCCCATCACTCTCTGCATTGCTGTCTCCAACTGTTGCTTTGACCCCATTGTTTACTACTTCACTTCAGACACGATCCAGAACTCAATAAAGATGAAGAGCTGGTCTGTTAGAAGGAGTGACTCCAGGTTCTCTGAAGTTCAGGGCACCGAGAATTTTATCCAACACAACCTACAGACcttaaaaaataagatatttgATAATGAATCTGCAATATAA